A single genomic interval of Croceibacter atlanticus HTCC2559 harbors:
- a CDS encoding alpha-ketoacid dehydrogenase subunit alpha/beta: MQKSPSTAKDISFEDFKTEVLNDYKLAVTSRECSLLGRREVLTGKAKFGIFGDGKEVPQLALAKAFKNGDFRSGYYRDQTFMMAIGALNIQQFFAGLYANTDLEKEPMSAGRQMGGHFATHSLNKDGSWKNLMQQKNSSADISPTAGQMPRLLGLAQASKIYRHVDGIDAEKFSDKGNEIAWGTIGNASTSEGLFWETINAAGVLQVPMVMSVWDDEYGISVHARHQTTKENISTILSGFQRDDEHKGFEIMVVKGWDYAALVDTYQKASALAREKHVPVLIHVNQLTQPQGHSTSGSHERYKSEDRLAWEKEYDCNVQMRQWMITNNIATEEQLSEIEKDIKKQVRDGKKAAWSDFTNISKAPHQEVLPLLKNLAESSSNKTFINALYEELASKKEPLKKDLVSYSRKALRYTFGESSEAKSTLENWLTSYIEKVQPNYSSHLVSESEWNVTGVNEIKPTYDDNSEDVDARLILRDNFDHIFSNHPETLIFGEDTGEIGDVNQGLEGMQEKYGELRVADTGIREATILGQGIGMALRGLRPIAEIQYLDYVLYALQIMSDDLATLQYRTVGKQKAPLIIRTRGHRLEGIWHSGSPMGALLHTLRGIHILVPRNMTKAAGFYNTLLEADEPALIVECLNGYRLKEKMPTNLGEFRTPIGVVETVKEGKDITLVSYGSTLRLVQQAAKELQEVGIDAEIIDTQSLLPFDINHDIVESVKNTNRLLVIDEDVPGGASAYILQHILEEQNAWRYLDSKPKTLTAKAHRPAYGTDGDYFSKPSTEDIFDAVYEIMHESNPTQFPK, from the coding sequence ATGCAAAAATCGCCTTCCACAGCTAAAGATATTTCTTTTGAAGATTTTAAGACAGAAGTTTTAAATGATTACAAGCTTGCCGTAACCAGTAGAGAGTGCAGTTTACTAGGACGTCGCGAGGTACTTACAGGTAAAGCTAAATTCGGAATTTTTGGAGATGGTAAAGAGGTACCACAGTTAGCATTGGCTAAAGCCTTTAAAAATGGAGACTTTAGAAGTGGTTACTATAGAGACCAAACCTTTATGATGGCAATTGGCGCATTAAACATACAACAGTTTTTTGCAGGCCTATATGCTAACACAGATTTAGAAAAAGAGCCAATGAGTGCAGGACGCCAAATGGGTGGTCACTTTGCAACTCACAGTTTAAACAAAGATGGTTCTTGGAAAAACTTAATGCAACAAAAAAACAGCAGTGCAGACATCTCTCCTACTGCTGGACAAATGCCAAGACTTTTAGGTTTGGCACAAGCTTCTAAAATTTACAGACACGTAGATGGTATAGATGCAGAAAAATTTTCTGATAAAGGAAATGAAATTGCTTGGGGAACTATAGGTAACGCAAGTACTAGTGAAGGTTTATTCTGGGAAACTATTAATGCCGCAGGTGTCTTACAGGTACCTATGGTTATGAGTGTTTGGGATGATGAATACGGTATTTCTGTTCACGCAAGACACCAAACAACAAAAGAAAATATATCAACTATCCTTAGCGGCTTTCAAAGAGATGACGAGCACAAAGGTTTTGAAATAATGGTTGTAAAAGGTTGGGATTATGCAGCATTGGTAGATACTTACCAAAAAGCTAGTGCGCTTGCCAGAGAAAAGCATGTGCCTGTTTTAATTCACGTAAACCAACTTACACAGCCACAAGGACATTCTACTTCTGGATCTCATGAGCGCTATAAGAGTGAAGATCGTTTAGCTTGGGAAAAAGAATACGATTGTAATGTACAGATGCGCCAATGGATGATTACTAACAACATTGCCACAGAAGAACAATTGTCTGAGATAGAAAAGGATATTAAAAAGCAAGTAAGAGATGGTAAAAAGGCCGCTTGGTCAGATTTTACCAACATTTCAAAAGCACCACACCAAGAGGTGTTGCCTTTATTAAAAAATCTTGCTGAATCCAGCTCTAACAAAACATTCATCAACGCATTATATGAAGAGCTAGCCTCTAAAAAAGAACCACTTAAGAAAGATTTGGTATCTTATTCTAGGAAAGCTTTACGCTATACATTTGGAGAATCATCTGAAGCTAAATCTACACTAGAAAATTGGCTTACATCTTATATTGAAAAGGTTCAACCAAACTACAGCAGTCACTTAGTAAGTGAAAGCGAATGGAATGTCACAGGTGTTAATGAGATAAAGCCAACATATGACGATAATTCAGAAGATGTTGATGCACGTTTAATACTGAGAGATAACTTCGACCATATATTTTCTAATCATCCAGAAACATTAATATTTGGAGAAGATACCGGAGAAATTGGTGATGTAAACCAAGGTCTTGAAGGAATGCAGGAAAAATATGGTGAACTAAGAGTTGCAGATACTGGTATTAGAGAAGCAACTATTTTAGGTCAAGGTATAGGTATGGCGCTAAGAGGATTGCGTCCAATTGCAGAAATCCAATATTTAGATTACGTCTTATATGCATTACAAATCATGAGTGATGATTTGGCTACGTTACAATACAGAACTGTTGGAAAACAAAAAGCACCTTTAATCATAAGAACACGTGGTCACCGTTTAGAAGGTATATGGCATAGTGGCTCACCAATGGGAGCATTATTACATACTTTAAGAGGTATACATATACTTGTTCCGAGAAACATGACTAAAGCGGCTGGTTTTTACAACACGCTTTTAGAGGCAGATGAGCCTGCATTAATTGTAGAATGCCTTAATGGTTACCGTTTAAAAGAAAAAATGCCTACTAACCTAGGTGAGTTTAGAACACCTATTGGTGTGGTTGAAACTGTTAAAGAAGGTAAAGACATAACTTTAGTATCTTACGGGTCTACCTTAAGACTTGTACAGCAAGCAGCCAAAGAGCTACAAGAAGTTGGTATAGATGCTGAAATCATAGATACACAATCACTACTTCCATTTGATATTAATCATGATATTGTTGAAAGTGTGAAAAATACAAACAGACTTCTAGTAATAGATGAAGATGTTCCTGGTGGAGCTTCAGCATATATATTACAACACATTTTAGAAGAGCAAAACGCTTGGAGGTATTTAGACAGCAAACCAAAAACTCTTACTGCAAAAGCACATAGACCTGCTTACGGTACAGATGGTGATTATTTCTCAAAACCATCAACCGAAGATATTTTTGATGCTGTTTATGAAATTATGCACGAAAGCAACCCAACTCAGTTTCCAAAATAG